The following is a genomic window from Gemmatimonadales bacterium.
GAATCGCCATCCAGTGCGCGGTGGATGGCGAGAGGCCGAGCGCGGCATCGAGCGTCCGCACAGCGTCGGCAAACGGTCCGCCGCCCGGCACGACGATGAGCGGGCGCCGGCGCGCCGCTGACGCGATCGCGCGGGCCGCCAGGTCGAGGGCGCCCGGAATGCGCATCAGCCCGCCACCCAACTTGATCACCGTGAGCGGAAGCTCGCGCAGGTTGGCCATCGTGCCGCCCGTCACGCGGCGACCGTTCGCGAGCGGGCGAGGAGCAAGGCCACGGCGGCGGCGGGCGCCGCGCGTGCGGCGTCCATGCCGAGCCGCGCGCCAAGCGATTCCACCTCGAGCCCGGAGCGCCGCGCCGCTTCGGCGGCGATGAACTCACCCAAGCCGGCCGTCACGGCGAGGCGCAGCTCGGGCACGCGCGCCCGCACCTCACCGATCGCGTCCTGGAGCATTCCCACCTGGGCCTCGGCCACCGCGGCCGCGAGCGCGTCGATGTCGCTGTCGCACACCATATCGCGGTCGGCGCAGATCACCCGCGCGAGGCGCTCGCGGACGAATTCGCGCGTGGCCGGGCGGCCATCGGGCGCCGGCACGGTGTAGTCCTCGGGCGCGAGCCGGCCGAGCCAGAGGTGGACATCGCCGGCGAGGGCGAATCTTTCGGCAGAGACCCTCGCTAGCCCGCTGCGGAAAGGCACCCGCGACACGATCGCTTCGACCGGCGTGCGGAGCGCGCCGGTATAGACGAGCTCGCCGGATGCGAGTCGCGCGGGATCGGTTCGGCCCGTGGCGGAGACGGCTCCGCCGACGACCGGGATGACGTCCGTCGTGGTGGTGCCGGTATCGATGAAAATGCAGTCGGCAATTTCGGTAGCGATGAATGCCGCGCCTGCCACCCAGTTGGAGGCGGCCACGGCGAGCGGACAGTCGCGCGCATCCGCCGGCTGGCGAAACTGCCCGTCGGTACCGTAGACGTGAATCCGCTCCGCTGTCGCTACGGCATCGAGCGCCGTGAGCACGAACCGGACGCCCTCGCGCTTGGTCCGGAAATGCTGCGACAACTCGGCCGTCATGGTCACCGCGTGGTGGGTGCCGGGCCCCGCGCCCAGCCGCGCCGACACCTCGACCAGAAGGGGCGCGAGGCCGGCGGGGTCGCGCTGGATCTCGAACGGCGCCACCAGCGATCGGAGCGGTGTGTCCCGCGCGACACATGCCGCCTTGGTGTTGACGCCGCCGATGTCCCACCCGATGATCCGATCCATCACGCCTTCCGAGGCCCGTACATGGAAATCATACCGGTGCTCGACCTGGCGCATGGTGTCGCGATGCATGCGCGGGGCGGCGTCCGCTCGGCGTACCAGCCGGTGCGGTCGGCGCTACTCGACACGGCCCGCGATGCGCCGGGCGATGCGCGCGCGCTGGCGCGGGCGTACTGGCGCTCGCTTGGCACGGCGGCGTGCTATGCCGCCGATCTCGACGCCATTCAAGGGAAACCGATCCAGCGCTCGTTGCTCCACGACCTGGCCGCCGATCTGGCCGTGGACGGCGCGGGCGGCGAGCTGCTGGTGGATGCCGGTGTGAGCACCGCGGCGGGTGCGCGCCAGGTGCTCGCATGCGGTGTGACGGCTGTCGTGGTGGGTCTCGAAACCCTCCGCTCGTTCGCGGAGCTCGCCGCCATCGTCCAGGCCGTCGGCACATCACGCGTTGTCCTGAGTCTGGACCTCCGGGACGGCGCGCCGATTCTCCATCCGGCACTGCGCCGGGACGCTGCCGACTCCAAGCCGCCCGTCGAGCTCGCGGGCCACGCGGTCGAGCTCGGCGTCGGCACGGTGCTCATTCTCGATCTCGCGCGAGTGGGCGCGGGGTGCGGCGTCGATCTCGCGCTGCTCGACCAGGTGCGCCGGCGTTGTCCGCGCACGCGGCTCCTGGCCGGCGGCGGCGTGCGCACGCGAAATGATCTGGAGCGGATGGCCGGCGCCGGGTGCGATGGTGCGCTCGTGGCCAGCGCGCTGCACACCGGCCGGATCGGCGCAGCCGACGTGGCGGCGCTCCGCGGCCGGCGTGCGGCGGTTCAGTCGGCGGCGAGCACCTCGCGGTAGGTGGCGCCCTGCCCGAAGTTTTCCTCCACCTCGAGCTCGAGCAGCGTGAGGTGCCGGTGCCCCGCCTGATGGAGCTGGTCGCGCACGGCCGTGCCCAGATACTGGGCGAGCATTTCTGCCGTGGTGTTCGCGATCGGAAGCAGCGCGCAGTCGCCGCGCGGAAAGACGTAGGTCGGCTCCCCGAAGTAGTCGACCCTGAGCCGGTTGCCCTCTTCGTGGAACGCGAGCTTCGCGTTCCGGGTGGGGAGCAGTACCTTATGGTCGATTTCGTCCACCAGCGTGCGGACCATCTTCTTGAGCACGCTGAAGTCGAGCACGAAGAGGCACTCGTTGTCGATTGTGCCCTCGACCGCGATGCCCACTCGGTAGTTGTG
Proteins encoded in this region:
- a CDS encoding hydantoinase/oxoprolinase family protein, whose product is MDRIIGWDIGGVNTKAACVARDTPLRSLVAPFEIQRDPAGLAPLLVEVSARLGAGPGTHHAVTMTAELSQHFRTKREGVRFVLTALDAVATAERIHVYGTDGQFRQPADARDCPLAVAASNWVAGAAFIATEIADCIFIDTGTTTTDVIPVVGGAVSATGRTDPARLASGELVYTGALRTPVEAIVSRVPFRSGLARVSAERFALAGDVHLWLGRLAPEDYTVPAPDGRPATREFVRERLARVICADRDMVCDSDIDALAAAVAEAQVGMLQDAIGEVRARVPELRLAVTAGLGEFIAAEAARRSGLEVESLGARLGMDAARAAPAAAVALLLARSRTVAA
- a CDS encoding 6-carboxytetrahydropterin synthase, encoding MQSSFRVEVNKDYLVFASAHFITFRGHQCESLHGHNYRVGIAVEGTIDNECLFVLDFSVLKKMVRTLVDEIDHKVLLPTRNAKLAFHEEGNRLRVDYFGEPTYVFPRGDCALLPIANTTAEMLAQYLGTAVRDQLHQAGHRHLTLLELEVEENFGQGATYREVLAAD
- a CDS encoding HisA/HisF-related TIM barrel protein, whose translation is MEIIPVLDLAHGVAMHARGGVRSAYQPVRSALLDTARDAPGDARALARAYWRSLGTAACYAADLDAIQGKPIQRSLLHDLAADLAVDGAGGELLVDAGVSTAAGARQVLACGVTAVVVGLETLRSFAELAAIVQAVGTSRVVLSLDLRDGAPILHPALRRDAADSKPPVELAGHAVELGVGTVLILDLARVGAGCGVDLALLDQVRRRCPRTRLLAGGGVRTRNDLERMAGAGCDGALVASALHTGRIGAADVAALRGRRAAVQSAASTSR